AGTATTTTCAGCTTCCTTTTCAGACTTGGTGCTTGCGGAATAATGGTGTGCTTCATCCGCTAAGACTGCAACAGGTTGGTTTTCATAGTCTGAAAGCCCCATGGTATTTTCTTTCAAGACAAACAGGTCATCCGATACTTTTTGAACCGAAGATAGCTTAATGTAAATGGTGTTGTCTTGTTGAATCCGTGGGAAACGTTCGACTTGCTTAATGAAAATATGCTTGCCGTCGATTTCAATTTTGTCTTGGAACAGGTATTTTTCACTATTTTCGTTGACCAAGTTGTCCTTTGTTTTCATCAAGACTGAGTTGGTATTGACGGTAAACAAGAAGTTGCGATAGCCATGCTCTTGATAAAGGTAGAGGATAAGCCCTGCCATCAAGTCGGTTTTCCCTGAACCAGTCGCCATATTAAAAAGGACGTGTTGAGGGTTGGGCTTAATCTGCATTTGCGTATAGTGATAGTTTCGGATAGCTTCGTCCTGATAGTCGCGCAAAGTATGAATTAAGTTAGCATTGATGTATTCGGGAATTTCATAACCTTGGTGCTGACTGAACAAATCTTTTTCAGCTTGTTCCGCCTGATCCACAAGGGGAAATTGACGAGCGTTAGTAGGCGTTTTCTTTGCTTTTGCCATGCTAGTCACCACCCTCATAGAAAGTCTTGTTGAAGGTGTAGTCTTCATCAGAGATTAAGTCACGGACGTTCTTATCGTCAATTTCTGAGAAGTTGTAGTAAAGCCCGTTTTTATCAAGGAGTTTCACAAGTAGGCGTTTATTTTCGTCAAACCCCTGTAACCAATCAATTTTGGATAAATCAGCACGGAACGAAATATCGGCAGGTTCGGTCGTATCTGTTCCAGCAAGCATACGCTCATAGACTGACTTCAATTCATCAAGGTTTTTGGCATGGATAACATCTTGCAAGTAGCTCATATTTTTAGGGAATAATTCGGCGTAGACAAATGAACCACCACCTTGCCAATTAACGTCTTTTGATATTCCGCCTTGTTCGCCCTCAATGACTTTTTCAAGACGTGGAACTGCGACAGTATTGATATAGTCCATTTGTTCAATACCAATGAACCGGCGATTCATCTTCATTGCAACAGCTTGAGTAGTAGCAGAACCCATGAAGAAATCCAAAATCAAGTCATTTTCATCTGACCCAAGTGTCAAAATTCTTTGAATCAGCTTTTCAGGTTTTGGAGTTCCAAAAGAAGCAGTTCCTTCAAATAAGTTCTTTATTTCTTTTTTAGCATCTTGATTATGCCCAACTTCTTGATATGTCCATAGTGTCTGAGCAACAACCCCTGCATTCACTTCGCTAAGAAATCTTTTATATGATGGACTACTATTTCCATCCTTGCCAAAATAAACACGATTATCAGCAAGTAATTCTTCGTAACGTCTTTTTGAGTATAACCATGAACGCCCAGATGGAGGTAATACTTTTCTACCTGATGGAGTTGTAATTTCATAAATATTCTTTTCTACAGCTGGCCCTACGGAAAAATTATCTGCTTTGTAAACTCCTCGTGGGTCATTGTCAGGATTTTTATATGAAGCAACCATCTCAGCTTTTCGAGGTAACCTATTCAGTTCTTTTGCCCCAGAATTATTTTTTGCGTAAACCAAGATATAATCATGACTTTTCGAAAATGTCTTTTTCAGATTGATAGGTGCATACGCACGTTGCCACACAACCTCATCAAGGAAGTTATCCGCACCAAAAACACTGTCAGCCAGTACTTTCAAATAATGACTTTCATACCCATCAATCGAAATCCAAATTGTTCCATCATCAGACAACAACTCCCAAGCAATCTCCAACCTGTTCTTCATGAAAACTAACCAACTGGAGTGATTAAATTTATCATTGTAGTTAAATGAGTCTTTACCTGTGTTGTAAGGTGGGTCGATATAAATTTGACGAACTTTTCCTGCAAATTCATTTTTCAGCGTATGCAACGCCAACAGATTATTTCCTTTGATAATCAGATTGTCTTTCTCTTTATCAAAAGAAACAATCCCATTATCTACCTCTGTACTGTACTGTGCTGTGTTGTGCTGTGCTCCCTTATTATCGCCAAAGCGTTTGACATTTACAAACACTTTCTTGTCAAAAAGACGGTCAATCTCGTCTTTCTCGATAACCTCATTCAAGAAGGCATCATCGTAGCCTTCTTCGTTATTCTCCTTGGTCATGGAAGCAGTAAGCACACAATCTTTGAACGGAAAATCTAAGACAACATCTTGGCTGTCTTCTAAGAATTTTCCTTTTGAAGCCAAGCCAACACGATTTTCATATTTGGTGTAGCTTGTGTCCCAGTAATCGTTATAGAGAACGGCTTCTTCAAGTTGTTCAATTTGAAAGAGCTTTTGCCCTGCCACCTCCTTAATAAAATGATTCTTAATGAAATCTACTTCAAACAACTTGCTCAAAAGTGCTTCATCATAATTTCGTAAATCATCCGTGAGTTTGGAACGGTTCAATTCTTCTCCGACAAAATATTTGTCGCCAAAAGATACCAAAGCCGTTTTCAACTCGTCAAAAATTTTCGGTTCAATTTTTGCCATATGTGTCGTCTCCTTAATAGTTTATCTCTTAAATTATAGCATTGAACACCTTACACGTGTTAGCGAGAGCCAAAAAAAACCTCCCACCGACAACCATTCAGTGAGAGGATTTTTGGCGACAGTTTTGGAGACAATTCAAATCATTTTGTGTCTCCGAACCTCACTTGATTTTTAGCTAAATGCAGTAAAATCAACGTTTCTGGTGTTATAAAGTGTCACTATTTTATTCCCACTCTACAGTTGCAGGTGGTTTACTTGTAATATCGTAGACGATACGGTTAACGTGATCAACTTCGTTAACGATTCGAACAGAAATCTTTTGGAGAACCTCCCATGGAAGTTTCGCAAAGTCAGCTGTCATACCGTCAATTGAAGTGATAGCACGGATAGCAATAGTATAGTCGTAAGTTCGTCCGTCACCCATAACACCGACAGAACGTACGCCTGTGTTAACAGTGAAGTATTGCCATACATCACGGTCAAGACCAGCCTTAGCGATTTCCTCGCGAAGAATAGCATCAGACTCACGAACGGTTTCAAGTTTCTCTTCAGTGATTTCACCCATAACACGGATGGCAAGTCCTGGTCCTGGGAATGGTTGGCGCCAAACGACCTCGTCAGGCATTCCCAGTTCAGTACCAAGAGCGCGCACTTCATCTTTAAAG
This region of Streptococcus thermophilus genomic DNA includes:
- a CDS encoding DNA methyltransferase — encoded protein: MAKIEPKIFDELKTALVSFGDKYFVGEELNRSKLTDDLRNYDEALLSKLFEVDFIKNHFIKEVAGQKLFQIEQLEEAVLYNDYWDTSYTKYENRVGLASKGKFLEDSQDVVLDFPFKDCVLTASMTKENNEEGYDDAFLNEVIEKDEIDRLFDKKVFVNVKRFGDNKGAQHNTAQYSTEVDNGIVSFDKEKDNLIIKGNNLLALHTLKNEFAGKVRQIYIDPPYNTGKDSFNYNDKFNHSSWLVFMKNRLEIAWELLSDDGTIWISIDGYESHYLKVLADSVFGADNFLDEVVWQRAYAPINLKKTFSKSHDYILVYAKNNSGAKELNRLPRKAEMVASYKNPDNDPRGVYKADNFSVGPAVEKNIYEITTPSGRKVLPPSGRSWLYSKRRYEELLADNRVYFGKDGNSSPSYKRFLSEVNAGVVAQTLWTYQEVGHNQDAKKEIKNLFEGTASFGTPKPEKLIQRILTLGSDENDLILDFFMGSATTQAVAMKMNRRFIGIEQMDYINTVAVPRLEKVIEGEQGGISKDVNWQGGGSFVYAELFPKNMSYLQDVIHAKNLDELKSVYERMLAGTDTTEPADISFRADLSKIDWLQGFDENKRLLVKLLDKNGLYYNFSEIDDKNVRDLISDEDYTFNKTFYEGGD